A single region of the Undibacterium piscinae genome encodes:
- a CDS encoding amino acid ABC transporter permease, with amino-acid sequence MNYHWNWNIFWDAAPDGGGTYLDALISGMLWTLATAGLAWIIALVFGAIIGTIRTGPNKWAVRFANGYVELFRNIPLLVQMFLWYFVMPEMVPTEMGNWLKGLPNSPFITAVLSLGFFTSARVAVQVSAGINALPRGQKMAGTALGLTLPQTYRYVLLPMAFRIIIPSLTNEVAAIIKNSSVALTIGLMELTASARSMQEFSFQVFEAFTVATLIYLGISVVAIMVSNFLERATAVPGYITSGSANAGGK; translated from the coding sequence ATGAATTACCACTGGAACTGGAATATCTTTTGGGATGCAGCCCCCGATGGCGGCGGCACCTATTTGGATGCGCTGATCTCAGGCATGTTATGGACGCTGGCAACGGCTGGCCTGGCCTGGATCATCGCTTTGGTGTTTGGTGCCATCATCGGTACCATTCGTACCGGCCCGAATAAATGGGCGGTGCGTTTTGCCAATGGCTATGTAGAATTATTCAGGAATATCCCGCTGCTGGTACAGATGTTTCTCTGGTATTTTGTGATGCCGGAAATGGTGCCGACCGAGATGGGCAATTGGCTTAAGGGCTTACCGAACTCTCCTTTCATCACTGCGGTATTGAGCCTGGGTTTCTTTACCTCGGCGCGTGTTGCGGTGCAGGTTTCCGCCGGGATCAACGCATTGCCGCGCGGCCAAAAAATGGCAGGTACGGCATTGGGCCTGACTCTGCCGCAAACCTACCGTTATGTGCTGTTGCCGATGGCGTTTCGTATCATCATCCCGTCGCTGACCAATGAAGTGGCGGCGATTATCAAAAACAGTTCAGTCGCCTTGACCATAGGTTTGATGGAGCTGACCGCCAGCGCCAGATCGATGCAGGAATTTTCGTTTCAGGTGTTTGAGGCGTTTACCGTCGCCACCCTGATTTATCTGGGAATTTCCGTGGTTGCGATTATGGTCTCGAATTTTCTTGAAAGAGCTACCGCGGTGCCCGGTTACATTACCTCAGGCTCAGCTAATGCGGGAGGGAAGTAA
- a CDS encoding transporter substrate-binding domain-containing protein, whose protein sequence is MKLTRLLFVLVGAGVIAGAAQAQETGTLKKIKETGVITLGVRDSSIPFSYLDDKQSYQGYSIDLCLKVVTAVQKQLGLASLNVKLNPVTSATRIPLMANGTIDMECGSTTNNMERQKQVAFAPTTFVTATRILSKKSANIKSLADLRGKAVVSTSGTANLKQLTTLNADQNLGINILPAKDHAEAFLMVETGRAVAFVMDDILLASLAANSKAPGDYDISKEALSVEPYGIMMRKDDVAFKKAVDTAIGNVLTSGDINRIYAKWFMQPIPPKGINLNWPMSDQFKVVAAKPTDSGEPSAYAAVPEAQQAVLKKKK, encoded by the coding sequence ATGAAATTAACGAGACTATTGTTTGTTCTGGTAGGTGCTGGTGTGATTGCAGGCGCGGCTCAGGCGCAAGAAACAGGAACTCTGAAAAAAATCAAAGAAACAGGTGTCATCACTCTGGGTGTGCGTGACTCATCCATTCCTTTCTCTTACCTGGATGATAAACAGTCGTATCAAGGTTATTCGATAGACCTGTGCCTGAAGGTCGTCACTGCAGTGCAAAAGCAATTGGGTTTGGCAAGTCTGAACGTGAAACTCAATCCTGTGACCTCTGCCACGCGTATTCCGCTGATGGCAAATGGCACCATCGATATGGAATGCGGCTCTACCACCAATAACATGGAACGCCAAAAGCAAGTCGCTTTTGCGCCAACCACTTTTGTGACAGCGACTCGTATCCTGTCGAAAAAATCAGCAAACATCAAATCACTGGCGGATTTGCGCGGCAAGGCTGTGGTCTCGACTTCAGGTACCGCTAACTTAAAACAACTGACTACCCTGAACGCCGATCAAAATCTGGGTATCAATATTTTGCCAGCTAAAGATCATGCCGAAGCGTTCCTGATGGTGGAGACCGGCCGCGCTGTTGCATTCGTCATGGATGACATTTTGCTGGCATCACTGGCGGCAAATTCCAAGGCACCTGGCGACTATGACATCAGCAAGGAAGCCTTGTCGGTTGAGCCATACGGCATCATGATGCGTAAAGATGACGTCGCCTTCAAAAAAGCGGTTGATACCGCTATCGGCAACGTGCTCACTTCCGGTGACATCAACCGCATTTACGCAAAATGGTTTATGCAGCCGATCCCTCCGAAAGGCATCAACCTGAACTGGCCTATGTCCGATCAGTTCAAGGTCGTTGCTGCCAAGCCTACCGATTCTGGTGAGCCATCCGCTTATGCGGCCGTACCGGAAGCGCAACAAGCCGTATTGAAAAAGAAGAAGTAA